Proteins from a single region of Verrucosispora sp. NA02020:
- a CDS encoding ABC transporter ATP-binding protein yields the protein MATVTYAKASRIYPGTERPAVNQLDLQIGDGEFLVLVGPSGCGKSTSLRMLAGLEDVDDGAIYIDDRDVTHLPPKARDIAMVFQNYALYPHMTVYENMAFALKLRKTSKAEIDRRVKEAAALLQLEEYLSRKPKALSGGQRQRVAMGRAIVREPQVFLMDEPLSNLDAKLRVQTRTQIASLQAKLGVTTVYVTHDQVEAMTMGHRVAVMLDGVLQQVDTPRALYDTPANVFVAGFMGSPAMNIKTVPLTEQGAAFAELFVPLTREQAEAARAEGGDGKVTVGFRPEDCDIVSPTEGGMPVVVELVEDLGSDANVYGHAALDGSSERFVVRTDRQHSPNMGDTIFVKPRTGRSHVFHATNGKRI from the coding sequence ATGGCTACGGTCACGTACGCGAAGGCGTCCCGGATCTACCCGGGCACCGAACGCCCCGCGGTCAACCAGCTCGACCTCCAGATCGGCGACGGGGAGTTCCTCGTCCTGGTCGGCCCCTCCGGTTGTGGTAAGTCCACCAGCCTGCGCATGCTCGCCGGCCTGGAGGACGTCGACGACGGCGCGATCTACATCGACGACCGGGACGTCACGCACCTCCCCCCGAAGGCCCGCGACATCGCGATGGTCTTCCAGAACTACGCCCTGTACCCGCACATGACGGTGTACGAGAACATGGCGTTCGCGCTCAAGCTGCGCAAGACCTCCAAGGCCGAGATCGACCGTCGGGTCAAGGAGGCGGCGGCGCTGCTCCAGCTGGAGGAGTACCTCAGCCGTAAGCCCAAGGCGCTCTCCGGTGGTCAGCGCCAGCGGGTCGCGATGGGCCGGGCCATCGTCCGGGAGCCCCAGGTCTTCCTCATGGACGAGCCGCTGTCGAACCTCGACGCCAAGCTCCGGGTGCAGACCCGTACCCAGATCGCCTCGCTGCAGGCCAAGCTCGGCGTCACCACCGTCTACGTGACGCACGACCAGGTCGAGGCCATGACCATGGGTCACCGGGTGGCGGTCATGCTCGACGGTGTGCTCCAGCAGGTGGACACCCCGCGTGCGCTCTACGACACCCCGGCCAACGTCTTCGTCGCCGGCTTCATGGGCTCGCCCGCGATGAACATCAAGACTGTGCCGCTCACCGAGCAGGGCGCGGCGTTCGCCGAGCTGTTCGTCCCGCTGACCCGCGAGCAGGCCGAGGCGGCCCGCGCCGAGGGTGGCGACGGCAAGGTCACCGTGGGCTTCCGCCCGGAGGACTGCGACATCGTCAGCCCGACCGAGGGCGGCATGCCGGTCGTCGTCGAGCTGGTCGAGGACCTCGGTTCGGACGCCAACGTCTACGGGCACGCCGCCCTGGACGGCTCCTCCGAGCGCTTCGTGGTGCGGACCGACCGGCAGCACAGCCCGAACATGGGCGACACGATCTTCGTGAAGCCGCGTACCGGCCGCAGCCACGTCTTCCACGCCACCAACGGCAAGCGGATCTGA
- the rlmB gene encoding 23S rRNA (guanosine(2251)-2'-O)-methyltransferase RlmB: MAGNSQRRGRRMTSKAGAPKGSGGKNRDSLAGRGRTLPADERPWHKGYSGTEKLPQRTAWKQEKERRAAAEEGRAPKIGQPGSKDTTWGRGGGRGTPAAKPARGKQPAGRGGPRVAPGRKSNPAKDTPELLVGRNPVLEALRAQVPATALYTAQGIDVDDRMKEIVRTAADRGIAILEVSRAELDRMTGGVLHQGVGLQVPPFAYQPFEDLVAAAVEQAAPLLVALDGVTDPRNLGAVIRSAAAFGAQGVFVPERRAAGITATAWRTSAGAAARVPVAQVTNLTRSLKACQDAGFLVVGLDADGETDLYDLEAAVGPLVVVVGSEGRGLSRLVGQTCDLTVSIPMISEVESLNASVAAAVTLAEVARRRAVEL, encoded by the coding sequence ATGGCCGGCAATTCGCAACGCCGTGGCCGGCGGATGACGTCGAAGGCGGGGGCCCCGAAGGGCTCCGGCGGCAAGAACCGGGACTCCCTCGCCGGGCGTGGCCGGACCCTGCCGGCCGACGAACGTCCCTGGCACAAGGGTTACTCGGGCACCGAGAAGCTGCCCCAGCGCACCGCCTGGAAGCAGGAGAAGGAGCGTCGGGCGGCGGCCGAGGAGGGGCGCGCCCCCAAGATCGGCCAGCCCGGCAGCAAGGACACCACCTGGGGTCGTGGCGGCGGTCGGGGCACCCCTGCGGCCAAACCGGCCCGGGGTAAGCAGCCCGCCGGGCGTGGCGGCCCCCGGGTCGCGCCGGGCCGCAAGTCGAACCCGGCGAAGGACACGCCGGAGCTGCTGGTCGGGCGCAACCCGGTGCTGGAGGCGCTGCGCGCCCAGGTGCCGGCCACCGCGCTCTACACCGCGCAGGGCATCGACGTCGACGACCGGATGAAGGAGATCGTCCGGACGGCGGCCGACCGGGGCATCGCGATCCTTGAGGTCAGCCGCGCCGAGCTGGACCGGATGACCGGGGGCGTGCTGCACCAGGGCGTCGGCCTCCAGGTGCCGCCGTTCGCGTACCAGCCGTTCGAGGACCTGGTCGCGGCGGCGGTGGAGCAGGCGGCGCCGCTGCTGGTGGCGCTGGACGGCGTCACCGACCCGCGCAACCTCGGCGCGGTGATCCGCTCGGCCGCCGCGTTCGGCGCGCAGGGTGTGTTCGTACCCGAGCGGCGGGCTGCCGGGATCACCGCGACCGCCTGGCGGACCAGTGCCGGCGCGGCGGCCCGGGTGCCGGTGGCGCAGGTCACCAACCTGACCCGTTCGCTGAAGGCGTGCCAGGACGCCGGTTTCCTGGTCGTCGGCCTGGACGCCGACGGTGAGACGGACCTCTACGACCTGGAGGCCGCCGTCGGCCCGCTGGTCGTGGTGGTCGGCTCGGAGGGGCGCGGGCTGTCCCGGTTGGTCGGGCAGACCTGTGACCTGACGGTGAGCATCCCGATGATCTCCGAGGTGGAGTCGCTCAACGCGAGCGTCGCCGCCGCGGTGACGCTCGCCGAGGTGGCGCGTCGCCGCGCCGTCGAGCTCTGA